A window from Ardenticatena maritima encodes these proteins:
- a CDS encoding DUF3179 domain-containing (seleno)protein yields MRQTLLSLVFILLTLAACGERPAASPPAPPPIPTLDTSRAAVPLDEIVFDLLHPINQRIPLSQASPELRAAAFDAVPPLYEDDLAFESHDAAHWLADDDIVIGYANAAGAWAFPLRILNYHELINATLGGEAVLVSYCPLCYSGAVFSRRLPDGRVLTFGNSGALYANDAVMVDHETGSYWYHIAGEAIVGPLTGTQLDLLPSNTLTWREWRAQHPQTYVLARPAFDRPYDFDPFLGLADLVRLHNNALPLERTPQGVRMPTAQPVLVLNLGDQWRAYPLPRSETPLVWQDSFAEHTVAVFITQQAGAPVARAYDTRLDGRTLTFEVDGDAWRDRETGSRWTFEGRATEGDLAGRTLRLLSERTTHWFVAVASVPTIQVFVPENE; encoded by the coding sequence ATGCGCCAAACTCTGCTTTCGCTGGTTTTCATCCTGCTCACGCTTGCCGCCTGCGGGGAACGCCCTGCGGCGTCCCCGCCTGCACCACCCCCCATCCCCACGCTCGACACCAGCCGCGCCGCCGTCCCGCTGGACGAGATTGTTTTCGACCTTCTCCACCCCATCAACCAGCGCATACCGCTCAGCCAAGCGTCGCCTGAGTTGCGCGCCGCCGCCTTTGACGCGGTGCCGCCGCTCTACGAAGACGACCTGGCGTTTGAAAGCCACGACGCCGCCCACTGGTTGGCTGACGATGACATTGTGATTGGCTACGCCAATGCCGCGGGGGCGTGGGCGTTCCCCTTGCGCATTCTGAACTACCACGAACTCATCAACGCCACCCTGGGGGGCGAGGCGGTGCTGGTCTCGTATTGCCCACTCTGCTACAGCGGCGCGGTGTTCAGCCGCCGACTGCCCGATGGGCGCGTGCTGACGTTCGGCAACAGCGGCGCGCTCTACGCCAACGACGCCGTGATGGTAGACCACGAGACGGGTTCGTACTGGTATCACATCGCGGGGGAAGCCATTGTAGGACCGCTGACGGGCACGCAACTGGATTTGTTGCCCAGCAACACGCTCACCTGGCGCGAGTGGCGCGCACAGCACCCCCAGACATACGTGCTGGCACGCCCCGCTTTCGACCGCCCCTACGATTTCGACCCCTTCCTGGGGCTTGCCGACCTGGTGCGCCTGCACAACAACGCACTGCCGCTTGAACGCACGCCGCAAGGGGTGCGCATGCCCACCGCCCAACCTGTGCTGGTGCTCAACCTGGGCGACCAGTGGCGCGCCTACCCACTTCCACGAAGCGAAACGCCGCTGGTCTGGCAAGATTCGTTCGCCGAGCACACCGTCGCCGTCTTCATCACCCAGCAAGCCGGCGCTCCCGTCGCCCGCGCCTACGACACCCGCCTTGACGGGCGCACGCTCACCTTTGAGGTGGACGGCGACGCCTGGCGGGACCGTGAGACCGGCTCGCGCTGGACGTTCGAGGGGCGTGCGACAGAGGGCGACCTGGCGGGACGCACGTTGCGGCTGCTTTCGGAGCGCACCACGCATTGGTTTGTGGCGGTGGCGTCTGTGCCGACCATCCAGGTGTTCGTGCCTGAAAACGAATGA
- the pdo gene encoding protein disulfide oxidoreductase yields MPKISAKDRAYLQEAFASLTQPVTLLLFTSKEACPYCNDTREILEELAELSDNITVDVRDMAEHAADAEAYGVDKAPATIVLGNGTDYGIRYYGIPAGYEFASLVEDVLMVGQGQSKLSEATKEALRNLQKPVHIQVFVTPTCPYCPQAVSLAHQMAFESPLVRADMVEAMEFPELADRYNVMGVPRIVINEDWHIEGAVPEEYMLQGVLQAVGEAVA; encoded by the coding sequence ATGCCGAAAATTTCAGCCAAAGACCGTGCGTATCTGCAAGAAGCGTTTGCGTCGTTGACCCAGCCGGTCACGCTCTTGCTCTTCACGAGCAAAGAAGCGTGCCCCTACTGCAACGATACGCGCGAAATTCTGGAAGAACTCGCCGAACTCTCTGACAACATTACCGTGGATGTGCGCGATATGGCGGAACACGCCGCCGACGCCGAAGCCTACGGTGTGGATAAAGCCCCCGCCACCATCGTGCTGGGGAACGGTACCGATTACGGTATCCGCTACTACGGCATTCCAGCGGGCTATGAATTCGCCTCGCTGGTCGAAGACGTGCTCATGGTGGGGCAGGGGCAGAGCAAGTTGAGCGAAGCGACCAAAGAAGCGTTGCGCAACTTGCAAAAACCCGTGCACATTCAGGTGTTCGTCACGCCGACATGCCCGTACTGCCCGCAAGCCGTCTCGCTGGCGCACCAAATGGCGTTTGAAAGCCCGCTGGTGCGCGCCGACATGGTCGAAGCGATGGAATTTCCCGAACTCGCCGACCGCTACAACGTGATGGGCGTGCCGCGCATCGTCATCAACGAAGATTGGCACATCGAAGGCGCTGTGCCCGAAGAATACATGCTGCAAGGCGTGCTCCAGGCGGTCGGCGAAGCCGTTGCCTAA
- a CDS encoding DUF3048 domain-containing protein, with translation MRCLRCWIWLSVFAFLLMACGNSDSSEEGNQLSLAPTNTPPPEATATATPSPEPSPTPTPEPTPTPDYIANPPPRPTTPAQTVPETGRTYPPGMYEYIHTQFDVPHPPAPVPDEFVQSLPAPPDGVCPLTGVPVDDPAVLQRRPLNVRIDNSPQGRPQSGLAFADVVWETLAEGGITRFTATFLCQTPEVIGPVRSARLIDLQLWPMLDAILVHVGASQPVTDMILSSPWNRANIDEWLGHNAFYRIPADQAAVSWLRTYTSAARLWQFAESIGEQRPSRTLRGWQFDATPPDGGRPARTVIIPYSPGTSSVVTYRYDAESGRYLRYQGDTPHIDRTTGTQLSAATIFIVFADMTVTPIVEDSLGNKSLHFKVWGEGKGIVVRDGRAYDVTWRREGENVLIRPIAPDGSIFPFKPGPLWVQIVPTGMDVSLSE, from the coding sequence ATGCGTTGCTTGCGTTGCTGGATATGGTTGTCGGTGTTCGCGTTCTTGCTGATGGCGTGCGGCAACAGTGATTCATCCGAGGAAGGCAATCAACTCTCGCTCGCGCCCACCAACACGCCGCCGCCGGAAGCGACTGCCACCGCCACCCCTTCACCTGAACCCAGCCCAACCCCGACACCGGAACCAACGCCCACACCCGATTACATTGCCAATCCACCGCCCCGCCCCACAACCCCCGCCCAAACTGTGCCTGAAACGGGGCGCACGTATCCGCCCGGAATGTACGAGTACATTCACACGCAGTTTGATGTGCCGCATCCCCCCGCCCCTGTGCCCGACGAGTTTGTGCAGAGCCTGCCCGCGCCACCCGATGGCGTATGCCCATTGACGGGCGTGCCGGTGGACGACCCCGCCGTTTTGCAGCGGCGGCCGCTCAACGTGCGCATTGACAACTCGCCACAGGGACGCCCGCAATCGGGGCTGGCGTTTGCCGATGTGGTGTGGGAAACCCTCGCCGAAGGTGGCATCACGCGCTTCACCGCCACTTTCCTGTGTCAAACACCCGAAGTTATCGGTCCCGTGCGGAGCGCCCGCTTGATTGACCTGCAACTCTGGCCCATGCTCGACGCCATTTTGGTGCACGTTGGCGCGAGCCAACCCGTGACGGACATGATTCTTTCATCGCCGTGGAACCGCGCCAACATTGACGAATGGCTGGGGCATAACGCCTTCTACCGCATCCCCGCCGACCAAGCGGCGGTGTCATGGTTGCGCACGTACACATCCGCAGCGCGGCTCTGGCAATTTGCCGAAAGCATTGGCGAACAACGCCCCTCGCGCACCTTGCGCGGTTGGCAATTCGACGCCACACCCCCCGACGGCGGCAGACCGGCGCGGACGGTTATCATTCCCTACTCGCCGGGCACGTCGAGCGTGGTCACCTACCGCTACGACGCCGAGAGCGGGCGCTACCTGCGCTACCAAGGCGACACGCCCCACATTGACCGCACAACCGGCACACAACTCTCCGCCGCGACGATTTTTATCGTCTTCGCCGACATGACCGTCACGCCGATTGTGGAAGACTCGTTGGGCAACAAATCGCTCCATTTCAAAGTGTGGGGCGAAGGAAAGGGCATTGTGGTGCGCGATGGGCGCGCCTACGACGTGACATGGCGGCGTGAAGGCGAGAATGTCCTCATTCGCCCCATCGCCCCCGATGGCTCCATCTTTCCGTTCAAGCCGGGACCCTTGTGGGTGCAGATTGTGCCCACAGGGATGGATGTTTCCCTCTCGGAGTGA
- a CDS encoding YccF domain-containing protein — translation MTETREGIIEVRTSPGCLWQVLWFAFIGWWLGQIWVGLAWIAMLTIVGIPLGAKMLNSVPTVMALRQPPRRVLVEQGRHVALDTPQRPFIVRAIWFVLVGWWLSALWIEVAYALCLTIIGLPLGFWMFDLTPTIATLQRR, via the coding sequence ATGACAGAAACACGAGAGGGCATCATCGAAGTGCGTACCAGCCCAGGGTGCTTGTGGCAAGTGCTCTGGTTTGCGTTCATTGGATGGTGGCTTGGGCAAATCTGGGTTGGGTTGGCGTGGATTGCCATGCTCACCATCGTAGGCATCCCGCTGGGGGCGAAAATGCTCAACAGCGTGCCCACCGTGATGGCGTTGCGCCAGCCGCCGCGCCGCGTGTTGGTCGAACAAGGGCGGCACGTCGCGCTCGACACACCACAGCGCCCCTTCATCGTGCGGGCGATCTGGTTCGTGTTAGTGGGTTGGTGGTTGAGCGCGCTCTGGATTGAAGTCGCTTACGCCTTGTGCCTGACCATCATCGGCTTGCCGCTGGGCTTCTGGATGTTCGACCTGACGCCGACGATTGCCACGCTTCAACGGCGCTAA